tttaaattataataattctagatttgtaaatttccatagtataagaaatttaatattagaaagagAAAGGCAAGAGGAAGGAGAAGATAAAGAAAACCGTGGAAGGGAACCCGTGATAAATCTGCGCTTTAATGCAATTCGTCGCAATGCTTTTCACGAAATTGTAacaagagaagagaggaaaacATGTTCGGCGGTATTGGTAAAGcgcagatttattaataatcgttaTTCGGTTCCATACGGTTTTGTCGAATAATCATCTTTTCTTACTCGAGCTTTGTTCTCGCTTAAATTTAAGTTTCGAGTCGTCAATTTTTCCGTCCGCAGCGTATAAGTATCAttgtaaaaattctataaaaacgtATTAAGCATAAGTCATTCATTAGTTTtagcattgtaaaatataaaatgtaaatatttttacaatataaaattaggaCAAAAacgtgctaaaataaaaaacattttaattaatttttcataaaaaattttcttatacattTCCAATCCGAATCCTGTTTTGTTTCCCGTGTACTTTTTCCCTTGTTTctttttcgtgaattattttccCCCTCCCCAGCGGCATCGTCTATCAGCTCATTAAAACGATGCCGACCTAAGCGCTAAGTGAGTGGGATAAGCCTGTATGTACCCCGCGCCGCGGCACGGATCAGCTCGTTGTTGGCCGCGGTTGGCTAACGTACCAGCGGGGGTACGCTCACGCGAGCGCgcgaacgccgccgccgccgccgccgccgcgttgaTGCGCTTATCTCTGCCTTCGAAATTTCAACTCCGCgatttattaatatcgatattgtcgacgattagtattattatcagcatcaaccgccattttttcttttttgtttttgaagcaGCGCACCGGAATCGAGTCAATCatttcgcaaaatggatgtgcgtTGGAAACATCCCTGGACATCGATTATATGCGGTCCCACCGGGTGTGGGAAAACGATCTTTGTAAAGTCTTTTATCAAATATCTATCGAGCATGTCCGACGTGAGTTTCGagagagttttattttattacgctgAGTGGCAAGAAGCTTATCGACAATTAAAATACGACGTGAGTGTAAGCGAGGTAGAAGAGTCAGCACGGGCATACGACGTTAAAGTGGCGACGACAACAATGACGAGGAAAAATATAATCGAATTTCGCGAGGGATTACCTCGCCCGGAAGATTATTCGAACGATCCGTTTACCCCGAAACTCGTGATAATCGATGACCTTATGAGAGAATCGTCGTCGAGCGACGCGATCGTGGATCTTTTTACCAAAGGAAGTCATCATAAAAATCTCAGTGTCATTCTTATCTCGCAGAATCTTTTTCATCAGGGACGCGGACAACGCGACATATCTCTCAACGCGAATTACATCGTGGTTTTCAAAAATCCTCGCGATCGCGCTCAAATTCGCCATTTAGCGCGACAAGTCTATCCCGATGATCCGAAATTTCTAGAAGAGGCTTATTACGACGCTACTTCGAGACCTCACGGATACTTGTTGCTCGATCTGAAGCAATCGACTCCGGACGAATATCGATTTCGTACGTGCGTCTTTCCCGATGATACTAGACATTACGTTTACGTACCGCGTAGATCGTTTTCCATTGCATAAAAATCGCGTAACGCGGCTCGTGGAGGCCAGTCGCGCTGTTCTCTCACGCGACGAAGGAGGACAACATGAGTTCGGACAGCGTGACGAAAATCGCCAAACGTTCTATCGGAAAGAGAAACGCTTGTCTTCTCGAGGCGCTGTGTCATCTGAACAATAAGCAGCGGATGATCTTTCTTCGAATCGCGgacgataaatttattcattgtatTTGCGAGTGCGTTTTTAATACACTTAAAGGAAACGTCCCGCTCAAACGACGTGAAAAAGATCGACTGAGTAAATACAAATCGACACTGCGACGTATTGCGACAAAACGCGGAAATTGGAAGGATAAGAGACAACTTTTGGTGCAACGAGGCGGATTTTTACCCTATATCATAGGACCCATATTGTCGGCCTTATTAACTCGAATCATCGGAGGCACGGAATCATAAGAATAAATCGCAATGGAAAGGGCAAAAAAGATGGTTTTAATTTCTACAGAAAATCTTGAGAGaatgcagcaacagcagcaacaacagaatAAATCGATTGCTGTAGAGCCGAAGGAAAATATCACGACGGAGAACGGTgaaaacgataataataataataataataataattccgtaCAAACTCCTGGTACCCTTCTGACACGACTCGATGCGGAAATGAGTCGTATTCTTAATTCACCTTACCCTCGTAACGAGGATGAGAGATGGAAAATGTACAGGGAGGTACTTTGGCGGTATCTTTACTATATCCGAGAAGTGCGAAAACAAAATGCAACCAACGTAACCGAAATTGTCGACAACGAAACACCACTCCTGGAGGAGATCAGCAACAATAGTGACGGCGAATCGACGCTCGTTTCTCACGATATCCCCCAAAAATCGCAAATTTCTGCTAATCTTTCTCATTTATCCGATATCGACAATACCGTGATAAGAAGAGAACATAGCCTTCGATTGCTGAAAAGTGCCGGAAAAATAGTAGAAACTGTCCCGAAATCGTATCGCGCTCAAGCTCGCTTACTGATGAAACATTTGCTCGATAAAGCGGTGCCTGACAGAATTAATTGGAACGAGAATGGAGTTGTGACTATAGATGGCAGCATTGTAAAAGATTCGAATATCAGCGAGCTGATGAACGACATGATGCGAGAAAGAAAAACCGTAAAACCACCAGTAGGAAGAGTTCAGTTTGCTCGATTACTACGCAGCTTAAACACGCGTTCGACACTGGTAGGGAATAAGCGACTGTTAAATGGCACCCTCGCTTTTTCTTCCCCGATTAATGTGAAACATCGGCCTTCGTCAAGTTCCACGCCGATTGCAACGAAAACATATTCAACGAGATCGACAAAACGTCAATCGGAAAAACGCAAGAAGCAAGAACGAGAAGAAAGAGCCCCTGATTACGCATTGTATCTGTCCCCTTACTTTCGTAAAGCCTATCCATCtacaacttttatgaaaaacgcGGATTCGCTTCCTGCGCGAAAAAGGCGTTTGCTAGATTGGAATACACTGAAGAAATAATCGATAATGTcggaacttgaaaaattatactaCGATCCCGCGCATTACGCCGGCTTCTCAGCAGTGGAAAATCTGACACGTGCCGCTAAGCCGAATTTCACACGTAACAATGTCGCTCGCTGGCTGGAATCGCAAGATGCGTACTCGCTGCACCGTCCACTGCGCCGAAAGTTTCCTCGACTGCATTACAACGTAACAAATATCGACGATGTGTGGGAGGGCGATTTGATTGAGGTGCGAAatcttaaaagttataatgacGGATATTCTTATATTCTCGTGATTATCGATGTACTTAGTAAATTCGTTTGGGTGGAACCATTACGTGACAAAACGAGCGTATGCGTGACAAAAGCTTTTCAGCGTGTACTCGCGAGAAGCAAAGGACGAATACCTATATACTTGCAAACTGACAAGGGTAAAGAATTTGTCGGGCGTGCGACGCAAAAGTTTTTGAAAGAAAACAATATTCGTTTTAGAGTAACGCGCAATCCCGACATCAAAGCAGCTGTCGTCGAACGCTTTAACAGAACGTTAAAGGAACGAATGTGGCGatattttacgcataaaaaTACGCGTCGATATATCGATGTTTTGCAGGATATTGTGCGTGCGTACAATCACACTCGTCATTCGGTCACCAAAATGCAACCAGCGGTTGTAACGAGAGAAAATGCTCGTATCGCGCGTGAAAATATAATTCGACGGTGGAAAGAcgttaacaaaattaagaatgctaAATACCATGCTGGCGATCTCGTCCGCGTCAGTAGAGCAAAAGGCACCTTCGAGAAAGGATACGAGGCGAATTGGACCGAGGAGATATTTCGAATTCATCGTGTTCTTGAATGGCGAAAACCTCGTGTGTACGAATTAAGCGATTTAACGGGGGAGGTCATAGACGGGATCTTTTACGAACAAGAATTAGCTCGAATCGAGAAAAACCTGCAGGAGGAAGAATTTATTGTGGATCGCGTGATAAGGAGTAAAGGACGTGGTGCTAATAAGCAACTGCTAGTTAGCTGGCGCGGATATCCTAGCAAATTTGACTCTTGGATCCCAGCCTCGAGTTTATCGAATCTCCGAGATGACGGCAACGGACCAATTTCACATGATTCTTCCGAGCAATAGCAGTATGcagtattttccggaaaatactaCTTCCTCCTTCATCACGGAGTTACCTCAAACTGTAGAATTGCATGGAGAATGGGAAGTTGCACTAAGCGAGATTCAATTTCCCTGTAGTTTTTTTCACGTACGTCAGTTTCCGGAAAATGagctcaaatatttcttttccacagaagatatatacgagATACGCAATGGATCATATGTGTTGCATCATAGAATAATACAGAATGGTATTTACGAGACTATCGAGAATCTTATCCACGAGATTAATGAAGCGTGTCGAGATTCACATTTTGTTTTCGAAATACAAAAAGAGGGTGGTAAACTCGAAATAGGACTTAGCTGCGACGTGGAAAAATGTCGCGCTAatcattatattaacttttccgATAATCTTTTTCGAATATTAGGATGCGAAACGGAATTAGgcattaaagataatttatactttcGTAAGATTATGATAAACGATTCCGGTGAATGCATGACTTTTTTCAAACTCGGATTTAAAACGGAAAACGGTaatcgaatttattattatcagagTAAAGAGCCCTGTAGCCTGTGGCGTGGTATTCCAGATAAGCTGTTCGTTTATTGCGATATTTGTGAATCTTATATAACCGGTGATGTACAAACTCCGCTTCTCCGAATAGTCCCGGTCGAGTCACGCGAAAGTAATTACGCGTACGGAACGAATCAGGTGAAACATTTctcttttccattttatattccGTTGCGACAAACGCGTTTCCGCAGAATCGAAATAGATATAAGAGATCAGCTCGGAAAAAAAATACCATTTGAATCGGGAACCTTGACAGTGACATTGAACTTCAGACGTGCtcgataatttatataagaatacaGTTGAAATAAACGTAAGTCTGCGATaaacaaaagagagaaaatcaaTTTCACCATGGACTATGAGGAATATTACGAGGCGCAAAGCGGAGGTGCCAACGGAAGGGGTGGGGGAATTCCACGGGTTTTTGTCGGCTCGCCCTATCAACGCGGACATGGTATCGGAAGTTTTCTCGgtggattatttagaaaaattttaccttATCTAAAGAGGGGTGCGCGAGCTGTCGGTAAGGAGGCTTTACGCGCGGGCATCAACGTAATGGAGGATGTCGAGAACCATACCCCGTTGAATGAGGCATTCAAAAATCGCTTCGCGGAATCGGGGAAAAACCTCAAAAGAAAAgccacagaaaaaataaaagacttgATGAAAGGATCGGGATATAAAGTATCCGTAACAACTCCGATGCTTCAGTTTCCTCACGGTTACCACGATCCTCGCATCGCTAAGAGAACGTCGCTTTGTAAACGTAATCGTTCAGTcaaaagaaaatcgaaaaaaagtgtACGCAGAAAAGGCGCtaaaaaatcgaagaaaaagaaaagtcaCGGAACAactcgaaaaactaaaaagtcaTCCAGCACGAAACGCCGCAACAGCAAGAAGCGCAGTGTATCCGACATATTCTCGTAATCCACGCACGAATTTGCGTTAGCCATAGTGCGTCGTGATAAGTATGTCTTTCCTTCATACCCATTCGAGCGAGTGTTTGAAGAGTGAACTCGATCTCTTCGCTTTACCGCCTACCCAGACTAGTATCGAGAGTGCTCAATGGATTTATTACAAGCCCGTAACATCGCTCGCAGACGACGCACCAATAGAATTTGTTATACCCGGTCATGGAGAAGACTACCTGGATCTCACGCACACTATGCTAAGTCTCCGTATACGTGTAGAAACGGGAACAAAT
The DNA window shown above is from Solenopsis invicta isolate M01_SB chromosome 10, UNIL_Sinv_3.0, whole genome shotgun sequence and carries:
- the LOC113003475 gene encoding uncharacterized protein LOC113003475, which produces MSELEKLYYDPAHYAGFSAVENLTRAAKPNFTRNNVARWLESQDAYSLHRPLRRKFPRLHYNVTNIDDVWEGDLIEVRNLKSYNDGYSYILVIIDVLSKFVWVEPLRDKTSVCVTKAFQRVLARSKGRIPIYLQTDKGKEFVGRATQKFLKENNIRFRVTRNPDIKAAVVERFNRTLKERMWRYFTHKNTRRYIDVLQDIVRAYNHTRHSVTKMQPAVVTRENARIARENIIRRWKDVNKIKNAKYHAGDLVRVSRAKGTFEKGYEANWTEEIFRIHRVLEWRKPRVYELSDLTGEVIDGIFYEQELARIEKNLQEEEFIVDRVIRSKGRGANKQLLVSWRGYPSKFDSWIPASSLSNLRDDGNGPISHDSSEQ